CATTAGAGCCCGGCATATTCTTATTAAGACGGACCCATCGGCCTCCGAAGAGGATAAGAAGAAGATAAAGGTCAAGGCCGAAGAAGTACTGCAAAAACTCAAAAAAGGTGAGGATTTTGCCAAATTGGCCGCTGAGGTTTCCGATGATCCGGGTACCAAGACCAAAGGTGGCGATCTGGATTTTTTCCCTAAGGGAACTATGATCCCGGCCTTTGAAGAAGCGGCCTTTGCTTTGAAACCCGGCGAAATCAGCGCCCTGGTGCAAACCGAATATGGCTATCATATCATTAAACTGGAAGAAAAAAAAGAAGCCGTACTGGAGCCCTATGAAAAAATAAAAGAAAAGGTGAAAGATCAGGCCCTTCAGGAAATGCGGAAGACCGCCGCCACGGAATTTGTGGAAAAGGCTTTGAAAAACGCCCGAGTGGAAATTCACCCCGCCCCGGCCGCAAAACCCAAGAAATAGAGGCTATGGGCGAGGGGCAATAGGTAATATGATTTTGTGGATGAAAATATTGATGGTCTCGTAAAAACTCGTCATTCCCGCGAAGGCGGGAATCCAGGCTATATGTAACTAATTAAAAACACTGGATTCCCGTTTTCACGGGAATGACGTAAATCGGCGCTTTTGGACTTTTTACGAACGCATCAATATTCGTATTTTTGAATTAAATCCTCATGTCCGCCCAA
This sequence is a window from Deltaproteobacteria bacterium. Protein-coding genes within it:
- a CDS encoding peptidylprolyl isomerase, with product MLKFCKTVTFIALATLLTASVLQAQGPEILAKIGNQKITVADLNRVIGYYDQEQRKVVEKNPQLKETILWQIIQSTVIARIAKEKGFDKKADIKGQQELLLNNFLATQYMQKEIIDKVTINEAKTRAYYKDHSDAFKTPESIRARHILIKTDPSASEEDKKKIKVKAEEVLQKLKKGEDFAKLAAEVSDDPGTKTKGGDLDFFPKGTMIPAFEEAAFALKPGEISALVQTEYGYHIIKLEEKKEAVLEPYEKIKEKVKDQALQEMRKTAATEFVEKALKNARVEIHPAPAAKPKK